A window of Methanosarcinales archaeon contains these coding sequences:
- a CDS encoding potassium channel protein, whose product MHETEVFLEKHIIILGYGDVGRSIVKRLITAGVSFVVVDHNKEVFQDEEFFYIIGEATSESTLKKAGVETASTIITTIESDSDIIFSILLTRKLNPGAIILARANEIQSIDKMYKAGADYVASLTIVSGQMLGRIALLPHDLPIKDETILMYEGIEIKKYTINAYSHIIGKTLAELDLRNIIGCTVIGIQEGDKTMSEIDPNMRLTEGLTLAILGNKEQIERFSKNFIK is encoded by the coding sequence ATGCATGAAACTGAGGTTTTTCTGGAAAAACATATTATTATTCTGGGTTACGGTGATGTGGGGCGAAGTATTGTCAAGAGGTTAATTACTGCAGGTGTTTCTTTTGTGGTTGTGGACCATAACAAAGAGGTATTTCAGGATGAAGAATTTTTTTACATAATCGGTGAAGCTACATCTGAATCTACACTTAAAAAAGCGGGTGTTGAAACAGCTTCAACTATTATTACAACAATAGAGTCTGATTCAGACATTATTTTTAGCATATTGTTAACCAGAAAATTAAATCCTGGTGCAATAATTTTAGCAAGGGCTAATGAAATACAATCAATTGATAAAATGTATAAAGCTGGTGCCGATTATGTGGCATCATTGACCATAGTCTCTGGACAGATGCTGGGCCGGATAGCATTATTACCTCATGATCTTCCAATAAAAGATGAGACAATATTAATGTATGAAGGTATTGAGATCAAAAAATATACTATTAACGCTTACTCGCATATTATAGGTAAGACTCTTGCCGAACTTGATCTGCGCAACATTATAGGCTGTACAGTAATAGGAATTCAAGAAGGGGATAAGACCATGTCTGAGATAGATCCCAATATGAGGTTAACTGAAGGATTAACCCTGGCAATTCTCGGAAATAAAGAACAGATCGAAAGATTTAGTAAGAATTTCATCAAATAG